The Prosthecobacter vanneervenii region GCCCGCGATAAAATACGCTCAGCCCTCGAACGTGCGGCTGCAGGTGAAATCGTGCGCGACGATTTTGAGGTGCTCAGCCAGGACGGAGCGCTCCTGGTGGTGGATGCTGTCTTCAATCCCCTGCGCGATGAAGCAGGGAACATCACCCAGGTCGTTGCCTCCGGCGTGGATGTCACCGTGCGCAAACATGCCGAGAAAGCCCTGCGCGAGAGTGAGCAGCTCTACCGCTCCCTCATTGAGACCAGCGGAGACGCCGTTTTCCTCGTCGCTGGAGACGGCCGCATTCTTTCCTGCAACGAAGCTGCCGCCAGCATGCACGGCTTCACGGAAGAGGAGATCACCCGCATGAACATCCGCGACCTCGACGACCTCGAGGCCGCCAAGGCATCCCCCGCACGCCTGCAGCGTATCAAACAGGGAGAGACGCTGCGCTTTGAGCTCAATCACCGCCGCAAAGACGGCTCCATCTTCCCCCTCGAAGTCGTGGCCACCCCCGTCCAGATCGCAGGAGAATGGTGCATCCTGGCGAATGAGCGGGACATCACGGAGCGCCGCCGCACAGCTGAACGCAATGCTGCCTACCTGCACAAACTGCGCCGGCTCTCTGAGCAGAGCATGCGCCTCTCGGGAGATCCTGCCGCAGTGTTTGAAGATGTTGCCGGCATGATCGCCGAGCTTTTTGACGTCCCCGTGGTCTGCCTCGCTGAGGTGGTAGGTCCGGAGCTGCGCTTCAGAGCAGTCCGCCTGAATGGCCAGACGGTGCGGGACGCCGGCGGCTGCCCCATCACGGGCACGCCCTGTGCCACCGTCGAGGCCACCCGAGACTTGTGTCTCTATGAGCGGGCCCAGGAGCTCTTCCCGCAGGCCACGCTGCTGCGCGACTACCAGGCTCAAACCTACTTTGGCGTTCCCTCGCTGGATGCCGCAGGAAAGGTGGTCGCCATCACCTGCCTGCTGGATTCCCGGCCGCGCGAGTTTGCCGACGAAGACCGGGAGATTCTCCGCATCATCGCCCAGCGTGTGGCCATGGAGCTGGAGCGCAGCCGCAGCCTGGCCGAGCGGCGTGACATGGAGCGCCATGCCTTGCGCTCCCAGCGCATGGAGGCCCTCGGCACGCTCTCCGGCGGCGTGGCGCATGATTTGAACAACGCCCTGGCCCCCATCCTGATGGGCGTGGACATGCTCCGCATCCGCTGCCCGCAGGAGTCCAAGATCCTGGACATCTTTGAATCCAGCGCCCGGCGCGGCGCGGAGATGGTGCGCCAGCTCCTCACCTTTGCCAAAGGTGCGGAAGGAGATCTCGTGCCGCTGCAGGTGGAGTACCTCGTGAGAGAAATGGAAAAGCTGATGAACAGCAGCTTCCCCAAAAACATCCAGTTCAGCATCTCCTGTGCGCCGGAATTGCCGGCCGTGAAGGGAGACGCCACCCAGCTCCACCAGGTGCTGCTGAATCTCTGCGTCAATGCCCGCGACGCCATGCCCACCGGCGGCACGCTGACCCTGGATGCCCAGCCCATGGTCGTGGACGAAGCCTTTGCCAGCATGATCCCGGACGCCAGGCCCGGCAGCTATGTGACCCTGCGTGTACAGGACACCGGCACCGGCATCCCGCAGGACATCATCGACCGTATCTTCGACCCCTTCTTCACCACCAAGAGCCCGGACAAGGGCACCGGCCTGGGGCTCTCCACCGTCATAGGCATCGTCAGAAGTCATGGCGGTTTCTTGAAGGTCACCTCTCAGGATGGGCAGGGCTCCACCTTCACCGTCTTCCTGCCAGCCCTGGCGGATGCCCTTCCCGCAGCAGTGCCCAGCAGCGCCATTCCCTCACCTGCCCCCATCTTCCGCGGCCATGGAGAGACCATCCTCCTGGTGGACGACGAGGAAGCCGTGCGCGAGATGGCCGGTGCCGTGCTGGAGCGTCTGAACTTCAAGGTCATCACCGCCACCAATGGCGCGGATGCCCTCCTCCTGGCCATGCACCATCAGCAGGAGCTCAGTGCCATCATCACCGATCTGCACATGCCCCACATGGACGGCCTCTCCTTTGTGCGCGTGCTGCGCAGGCTGCAGCCGGACATCCCCGTGGTGGTGGCCAGCGGCCGCCTGGAAGCCGCGCAGGCAGAGGAAATGCAGGAGCTGGGTGTTACCCACCGGCTGGACAAACCCTACACCGAACGCCAGCTCTCCGAGGTGCTGCACGCCATGCTCACACCTTCGGCGGCATGAGGAAGACCGCGCTCATGCGCCGCCGGAGAGAGCAGAGCCGCGCGCCAGGAGATCAAGGAAGCGGTCTTCGAAGGGCTCGTCGCTGCCCACCTGCATGAAGTCCACGCGGTGGCCGGCGCACTCGCGTGCGAGATTTTCCACAAAAGCGTCAAAGGTTTCCACGTAGCGCTGCACATCGCGGCGGGTGAGCCAGAAGCGGCGGCGCTCGCCGGTCTCCACCTCGGTCAGCTCCAGTTCGCCCTCGATCTGCGGCTGGCGCTCCTCGGGGTGCACGATCTGCAGAAAGTGATTTTCCCCCGGCCATGCGGACACACGGGCCACGGCCTCCGTGGCGCTGCCGATCTCGCGGCCAAAGAAGTCGCTGATGATGAAGATGATGCCGTAGCGCTGGCGGCTGGGGCGGAACTCCTCAAAGCAGCGCTTCATGTCGGTGAGGCCTTCAAACTTCAGCTTCAGCACGGCCTGGATCACCTTCTCGATGTTGCCCTGCCCGCGCAGCGGAGGCAGCTCCACATGCACGCCGCTGCTCATGGAGTAAAGGCTCACACGCTGCTGCGCACTGAGCGCCAGGTAGGCCAGCGCCACGGCAAAGCGCAACGCCTGCCGCCTCTTCTCCGTGAAGGGCTGCGCCATCGAGGTGCTGGTATCCAGCAGGATGTGCACATTCAGCTCCTGTGTCTCCTCATAGAGACGCACAAAGAGCTTGTCCAAACGAGCGTAGAGACGCCAGTCGATGGCGCGGTAGTCCTCTCGCGGGGTGTAATGGCGGTAGTCTTTGAACTCGCGTGTGAAACCCGTGGCCGGTGTGGACTGCGAGCCCCGCCGCATGAGCTGCCGCCTCTTCCGCAGCCGCAGCGCCAGCACCCGCAGCCGGTCCAGAAAGGTGGCGTCAAAGAGGTCTTCGCGTTCGAGGGTGTCGGGCATGAGGTGCTGCGGTGCGGTTCTGAGGTTTCAAAAACAGATCGCTCTTTCGAGAATGATAATGACATCGCCTGCTCTTAAATTCTCGAATGACGCCAAAGTTCTTCCAGATGGTTCGGCAGAACGCTTTGGTGGAAAACGAACGCCATACAAGGCGGCTGTGTTTGGCCTCCAAACGGCAACGTTGTAAAATGATGAGTAAAACTGATCACCATGAACGCGCTTGATCGCTTCATCCACTGTGATGCCCGGCTTAAAGCTTCCGCATCCTAGCGCTCCACAAAGAATGACCTCTGTGTCTT contains the following coding sequences:
- a CDS encoding DUF58 domain-containing protein, whose protein sequence is MPDTLEREDLFDATFLDRLRVLALRLRKRRQLMRRGSQSTPATGFTREFKDYRHYTPREDYRAIDWRLYARLDKLFVRLYEETQELNVHILLDTSTSMAQPFTEKRRQALRFAVALAYLALSAQQRVSLYSMSSGVHVELPPLRGQGNIEKVIQAVLKLKFEGLTDMKRCFEEFRPSRQRYGIIFIISDFFGREIGSATEAVARVSAWPGENHFLQIVHPEERQPQIEGELELTEVETGERRRFWLTRRDVQRYVETFDAFVENLARECAGHRVDFMQVGSDEPFEDRFLDLLARGSALSGGA